One Calditrichota bacterium genomic window carries:
- a CDS encoding efflux RND transporter periplasmic adaptor subunit — MKKTLIIIGVVVIVSALFVVSLMKEEKGMEVSTEKVEMGTVIKKVTGSGQVKPAVEVKISANVSGKIINLTAEEGDVVEKGQLLVELERDQYEASLKRANSAMLSAIANEKKAASDLERSKKLYDQGLVSDAEYEAAVAGYDAQRGNREQMEASKEEATDQLRKTRLYATMDGVVTKLNKEQGEIAIGATFSEDVILIVSDLSVMESVIEIDENEVIGISLNDTAVVELDAFPDTTFKGIVTEIANSAITKGLGTQEQITNFEVTITIQNADARFRPGMSTTVDVYTEKEENILRVPIQSVTVREKSRLNKKKNVEDKADDEEESNADKDDKSMVEVVFVAEENEAVAKQVKLGISDDSHYAILSGINEGEQVITGPFKAINKTLKNGDKIKIKEKGKKDAD, encoded by the coding sequence ATGAAAAAGACTCTTATCATCATTGGGGTAGTGGTGATTGTCAGCGCACTGTTTGTTGTTAGTCTGATGAAAGAAGAAAAAGGTATGGAAGTCTCAACAGAAAAGGTTGAGATGGGTACTGTAATTAAAAAAGTAACTGGTTCAGGTCAGGTTAAACCAGCAGTTGAAGTTAAAATAAGCGCGAATGTTTCCGGTAAAATAATCAACTTAACAGCTGAAGAAGGCGACGTTGTAGAAAAAGGACAGTTGCTTGTAGAACTGGAGCGTGATCAATACGAAGCATCTTTAAAAAGGGCTAATTCGGCTATGCTGTCGGCTATAGCGAATGAGAAAAAGGCTGCCAGTGATTTGGAGCGATCAAAAAAATTGTATGACCAGGGTTTAGTATCGGATGCGGAGTATGAAGCAGCTGTTGCAGGCTATGATGCCCAGCGGGGAAATCGTGAGCAGATGGAAGCTTCGAAAGAAGAAGCAACCGATCAATTAAGAAAGACCCGCCTGTATGCGACAATGGACGGCGTTGTAACAAAACTAAATAAAGAGCAAGGTGAAATCGCGATTGGTGCAACATTTTCTGAGGATGTAATTCTGATAGTTTCAGATCTTTCAGTGATGGAATCGGTAATTGAAATTGATGAAAATGAAGTAATCGGAATTTCGTTAAATGATACTGCGGTTGTTGAACTTGATGCTTTCCCGGATACAACGTTTAAAGGCATTGTAACTGAAATTGCCAACTCGGCAATCACCAAAGGATTGGGTACACAAGAGCAAATTACCAACTTTGAAGTGACAATTACCATCCAAAATGCTGATGCGCGCTTTCGTCCGGGAATGAGTACAACGGTTGATGTTTATACGGAAAAAGAGGAAAATATTTTGCGGGTTCCGATCCAATCTGTGACAGTGCGTGAAAAGAGCCGGCTTAATAAAAAGAAAAATGTTGAAGACAAAGCGGATGATGAAGAAGAGAGTAATGCCGATAAAGATGATAAGTCTATGGTAGAAGTAGTTTTTGTTGCAGAAGAAAACGAAGCCGTAGCAAAGCAGGTTAAACTTGGTATTAGTGATGATTCACATTATGCCATTTTAAGTGGAATAAATGAAGGTGAACAAGTTATCACAGGGCCTTTTAAAGCCATTAATAAAACACTTAAAAATGGTGACAAGATTAAAATTAAAGAGAAAGGTAAAAAAGATGCTGATTGA
- a CDS encoding ABC transporter ATP-binding protein translates to MIDMKSLYKVYDLGEAEVFALNGVNVQIGKNEYVSIMGPSGSGKSTLMNIIGCLDVPSKGEYVLNSKKVNELVDDELAAIRNKEIGFVFQTFNLLPRATALHNVELPLIYNGTSRNERKEIAKQTLEKVGLGDRMHHKPNELSGGQRQRVAVARALVNNPSILLADEPTGNLDSKTGKEIMQLFDDLHNAGHTIILVTHEEDIAQHSHRIIRLLDGGIVADEAVKH, encoded by the coding sequence CTGATTGATATGAAAAGCCTGTATAAGGTTTACGATCTTGGAGAGGCAGAAGTATTTGCTCTAAATGGTGTAAACGTTCAGATCGGGAAAAATGAGTATGTTTCAATTATGGGCCCTTCAGGTTCGGGCAAATCAACTTTGATGAATATTATTGGTTGCCTGGATGTGCCAAGTAAAGGCGAATATGTTTTAAATAGCAAAAAAGTAAATGAACTGGTTGATGACGAGTTGGCTGCTATCCGCAACAAAGAAATCGGTTTTGTATTCCAGACATTTAACTTGCTTCCCAGGGCAACAGCCTTACACAACGTGGAACTACCGTTGATTTACAATGGAACATCTCGAAACGAGCGAAAAGAAATTGCCAAGCAAACATTGGAAAAAGTTGGTTTGGGTGACCGCATGCATCACAAGCCTAATGAACTTTCCGGTGGACAGAGACAACGTGTTGCCGTAGCGCGCGCATTGGTTAATAATCCATCAATTTTATTGGCAGATGAGCCAACAGGAAACCTGGATTCTAAAACCGGTAAAGAAATAATGCAGCTTTTTGATGATTTGCATAATGCAGGGCATACAATTATCCTCGTAACGCATGAAGAAGATATTGCTCAGCATAGTCATAGAATTATTCGTTTGCTGGATGGTGGAATTGTTGCCGATGAGGCAGTAAAGCACTAA
- a CDS encoding FtsX-like permease family protein yields the protein MIKNSFALIAEYLRMASVAIISHKMRSFLTTLGIFIGVTTIITIWTTIQGLNNYINSSLSAIGSSVVYVEKFPWVPTEEFWTYRNRKNITWKEYEAIEKYSTVADYVTPQLVSMKTIGFRETKFENIAVLGTTNNFIETSSVEPGEGRFLTEVDVRNKVPVCVLGAELAKRLFDSKYPVGNRIKIDGLKYRVVGVLEKQGEFFGQSNDNFAVVPIGTFRNAFGQHRGLQIAVLTENADNMEDMKEELRGILRKVRKVKPGEKDNFSINEQTQLTGLYENATKTLYAIIIVIGAISLLVGGIGITNIMLVSVTERTREIGLRKAVGAKRKNVLSQFLLESVAISSIGGFIGIGAGIFFGSLILSVMSAEGGVAFSSIAVGFIFSTLVGIISGFYPAYKAANMNPIDSLRYE from the coding sequence ATGATTAAAAACAGTTTTGCCCTGATAGCAGAATATCTCAGGATGGCGAGTGTTGCGATTATCAGCCACAAAATGCGCTCGTTTCTTACAACGCTTGGGATTTTTATTGGCGTCACTACAATTATTACAATCTGGACAACCATCCAGGGTTTAAATAATTATATTAATAGTTCTTTATCCGCAATCGGCTCTTCGGTGGTTTATGTTGAAAAGTTTCCATGGGTTCCTACTGAAGAGTTTTGGACATACCGAAATCGCAAAAATATTACCTGGAAAGAATATGAGGCTATAGAAAAATATAGCACAGTTGCAGATTATGTAACTCCACAACTTGTCTCAATGAAGACCATCGGCTTTAGAGAAACAAAATTCGAAAACATTGCCGTTTTAGGCACAACAAATAATTTCATAGAAACATCAAGTGTTGAACCCGGTGAAGGCCGGTTTTTAACTGAAGTTGATGTACGTAATAAGGTGCCAGTGTGTGTTTTAGGAGCTGAGCTTGCCAAAAGATTATTTGATTCTAAATATCCGGTCGGTAATCGTATTAAAATTGACGGGTTAAAATACAGGGTAGTTGGTGTTCTCGAAAAACAGGGAGAGTTTTTTGGGCAAAGCAATGACAATTTCGCTGTTGTTCCAATCGGTACATTTAGGAATGCATTTGGCCAGCACCGTGGTTTACAAATTGCAGTTTTAACCGAAAACGCGGATAATATGGAAGACATGAAGGAAGAGCTGCGCGGTATTTTACGTAAAGTAAGAAAAGTAAAACCGGGTGAAAAAGATAATTTTTCTATAAACGAACAGACCCAGCTTACGGGACTTTATGAAAATGCGACTAAAACTTTATATGCGATAATTATCGTAATCGGTGCAATCTCCCTGCTGGTTGGCGGAATAGGAATTACAAATATTATGCTGGTTAGTGTAACCGAGCGTACAAGAGAAATAGGACTAAGAAAAGCAGTGGGTGCTAAACGAAAAAATGTCCTAAGCCAGTTTTTATTAGAATCTGTCGCCATTTCTTCCATTGGTGGTTTTATTGGGATTGGTGCCGGTATTTTTTTTGGTTCACTCATTTTAAGCGTGATGTCAGCAGAGGGCGGTGTTGCATTCAGTTCGATCGCAGTCGGATTTATTTTTTCAACATTAGTTGGGATTATTTCAGGATTTTATCCGGCATACAAAGCGGCCAATATGAACCCGATTGACTCGTTGAGATATGAATAA
- a CDS encoding FtsX-like permease family protein, with protein sequence MLKDNLRIALEQLQSGKLRSLLTVLGITIGIATVIAIVAVLEGFFASISADLNILGANTFQVQKWDAFGGIQSGAGDREYRKNLSPHLAEAVREECDLVLNAGAEVWKGGQSLQYKDKRTNPNLSLAGGEPEFFPNNGYFIDQGRALTREDVANRTKNIVLGMAAVEKLFPFTDPIGEYIKLKGIKFKVVGVLEKMGQQTIGNSQDNSIVIPLTTFEGIYGRERSANITISVKDVARFEEAKDQVIGVIRRERKVAPGAANDFAIFSNDSLVDTFRGVADQVQVAAALLGMVSLLVGSIGVMNIMLVTVTERTREIGIRKAVGARRSTILVQFLNESVLLSLVGGVLGMLIGFGLAFLANMLLDVPFVVPIWIVIAAVFITSLVGLGAGLYPAAKAAKMDPIIALGYE encoded by the coding sequence ATGTTAAAAGATAATTTACGAATAGCGCTTGAACAGCTACAGTCTGGTAAACTTAGGTCTCTGTTAACTGTTCTTGGTATTACAATCGGGATAGCAACAGTTATTGCCATTGTTGCTGTTTTAGAAGGCTTTTTTGCTTCTATTTCAGCTGATCTGAATATTTTGGGTGCTAATACATTCCAGGTACAAAAGTGGGATGCTTTTGGCGGCATACAGTCAGGCGCCGGCGATCGGGAATATCGTAAAAATTTGAGTCCTCATTTAGCGGAAGCAGTTCGTGAAGAATGCGATTTGGTTTTAAATGCCGGAGCCGAAGTATGGAAAGGCGGCCAGTCGCTTCAATATAAAGATAAGCGGACTAATCCCAATTTAAGCCTGGCCGGTGGAGAGCCGGAGTTTTTTCCGAACAATGGCTATTTTATTGATCAGGGCAGGGCATTAACCCGAGAAGATGTAGCTAATCGAACAAAAAATATCGTATTGGGTATGGCTGCTGTTGAAAAGCTATTTCCATTTACAGACCCGATTGGAGAGTATATAAAATTAAAAGGTATAAAATTTAAAGTTGTTGGTGTTTTGGAAAAAATGGGCCAGCAGACTATTGGAAATAGTCAGGATAATTCAATCGTAATTCCGCTGACAACATTTGAAGGAATTTACGGCCGTGAGCGTTCGGCAAATATTACTATCAGCGTTAAAGATGTTGCCCGGTTTGAGGAAGCAAAAGATCAGGTAATTGGTGTAATTCGGCGGGAACGCAAAGTTGCACCGGGTGCGGCGAATGATTTTGCAATATTTTCAAATGATTCTCTTGTCGATACTTTTAGGGGAGTTGCAGATCAGGTTCAGGTAGCTGCTGCATTGCTGGGAATGGTTTCCCTCCTTGTTGGAAGTATTGGTGTTATGAATATTATGCTGGTAACAGTAACTGAAAGAACCAGAGAGATTGGTATACGCAAAGCAGTTGGCGCAAGACGAAGTACAATTCTCGTACAATTTTTAAATGAATCTGTTTTATTAAGCCTGGTTGGTGGTGTTTTAGGGATGCTGATAGGTTTTGGATTAGCGTTTTTAGCGAATATGTTATTGGATGTTCCCTTTGTAGTCCCAATCTGGATTGTAATTGCGGCTGTTTTTATTACTAGCCTTGTTGGACTTGGGGCAGGGTTGTACCCGGCAGCAAAAGCCGCTAAGATGGATCCAATTATTGCTCTTGGTTATGAGTAA
- a CDS encoding sodium:solute symporter family protein gives MNTDLFLFIAYISVLLFLGWKARQKSPSQEEYLLSSRSLSLPSLVATLVTTWYGGILGVGEFIYTTGVSAWVIFGIPYYFFAILFALFIAPKIRQAKYISIPDLLYKNFGNLAGLLGSLFILFITSPAPYILITGVLISYMLNIPLLFSVIGATLFSIIYLFKGGFNSVVQTDKFQFILMFGGFILLFVFLVNQFGNPINQFSQLSQNHQSLSGGLSFQNMLVWFFIASWTFIDPGFHQRTAAAKNPATAKKAILVSILFWFVFDMLTLWTGIYATNILTNADPIMIYPLIAEQVLPPVLKGIFILALLATAMSTVDSFSFLSAQTFGRDIIAFWNKKDSDKEVEHYTQLGLLLTAIIALLLIWLFPSVVSLWYNLGSLFIPPLLIPVLSAVNPKFRLAGRHVVIIMLSGFLTSAAWFIFGAFNGFDYPMELEPFIPGLVVSILLFVGFKINDKLKGLTHNQEQ, from the coding sequence TTGAACACAGACCTTTTTCTTTTTATAGCATACATTTCTGTGCTGCTTTTTCTTGGCTGGAAAGCCCGTCAAAAAAGTCCGTCTCAGGAAGAATATTTGCTTAGCAGCCGTTCATTAAGCCTTCCGTCTTTAGTTGCCACTTTAGTAACAACTTGGTATGGTGGTATTCTTGGTGTAGGTGAATTTATTTATACCACAGGTGTTTCGGCGTGGGTAATTTTTGGTATTCCATATTACTTTTTTGCAATCTTATTTGCTCTTTTTATTGCCCCAAAAATCCGTCAGGCAAAATACATTTCCATCCCCGATTTACTTTATAAAAATTTTGGAAACCTAGCAGGACTTCTGGGAAGTTTATTTATTTTATTTATAACATCACCTGCTCCATACATTTTAATCACAGGTGTTTTAATCAGCTATATGCTTAACATACCTCTTCTCTTTTCTGTGATTGGAGCTACGCTATTTTCTATAATTTACCTTTTTAAAGGGGGCTTTAACTCTGTTGTTCAAACTGATAAATTTCAGTTTATTTTAATGTTTGGTGGCTTTATTTTATTATTTGTTTTCCTGGTTAATCAATTTGGAAACCCAATAAATCAATTCTCTCAGTTAAGCCAAAACCATCAAAGTTTAAGCGGTGGATTATCTTTTCAAAATATGTTGGTATGGTTTTTTATTGCCAGTTGGACTTTTATAGATCCGGGATTCCATCAGCGAACAGCAGCAGCAAAAAATCCGGCCACAGCAAAAAAAGCAATTCTTGTTTCCATTTTATTTTGGTTTGTATTTGATATGCTCACTTTATGGACCGGCATTTATGCTACAAATATTTTAACAAATGCCGATCCCATTATGATTTATCCGTTAATTGCAGAACAAGTTTTACCGCCTGTTTTAAAAGGCATTTTTATCCTGGCCTTATTGGCAACCGCAATGTCCACTGTAGATAGTTTTTCATTTCTTTCCGCGCAAACATTTGGGCGTGATATTATAGCTTTTTGGAACAAGAAAGATTCGGATAAAGAAGTTGAACATTATACTCAGCTTGGCCTGCTATTGACGGCAATTATCGCATTATTGTTGATTTGGTTATTTCCATCCGTGGTTTCACTCTGGTATAACCTGGGCAGCTTGTTTATTCCGCCTTTACTAATTCCGGTATTATCAGCCGTAAATCCAAAATTTAGATTAGCAGGAAGGCATGTGGTTATAATTATGCTTTCGGGATTTTTGACAAGTGCTGCGTGGTTTATCTTTGGGGCATTTAATGGTTTTGATTATCCAATGGAACTGGAGCCTTTTATTCCAGGATTAGTGGTGAGTATCTTACTTTTTGTAGGATTCAAAATTAATGATAAATTAAAAGGGCTTACTCATAACCAAGAGCAATAA
- a CDS encoding thiamine diphosphokinase: protein MKKIVIIANGEVPDGRFLKNLVKSANYVIAADGGLDICLANNIIPDCLIGDLDSFNSFPISISKSTNILRIPDQNTTDIQKALAHAATLNPQTIEICASFGKRTDHSLGNIIILNSYASDTKLIMHDNYGTFTSLKPGTTRFKNKKGQTVSLFSLVDVSNIHLSGFEFPLDRNNLVPPFLGVSNKICEDEAEIKFDKGKLLIYELNKDRNT, encoded by the coding sequence ATGAAGAAAATTGTGATTATTGCCAATGGAGAAGTTCCTGACGGACGTTTTTTGAAAAACCTTGTAAAGAGTGCCAATTATGTAATTGCAGCTGATGGTGGTTTGGATATATGCCTGGCAAATAATATTATCCCTGACTGCCTCATTGGAGATTTAGATTCTTTCAATTCGTTTCCTATAAGCATTTCCAAATCAACAAACATTCTGCGCATCCCTGATCAAAATACAACAGACATTCAAAAAGCATTAGCACACGCCGCAACCCTAAATCCCCAAACAATTGAAATATGTGCCTCCTTTGGAAAGCGCACTGACCATAGCCTTGGAAATATTATCATACTAAACAGCTATGCTTCCGATACAAAATTAATCATGCATGATAACTATGGTACATTCACATCCCTTAAACCGGGAACAACAAGATTTAAAAATAAAAAAGGGCAGACCGTTTCACTCTTTTCACTTGTGGACGTTTCAAATATTCACCTAAGCGGATTTGAATTTCCTTTGGACCGAAACAATTTGGTCCCACCATTTTTAGGTGTCAGTAACAAAATTTGTGAAGACGAGGCAGAAATTAAATTTGATAAAGGCAAGCTACTAATTTATGAACTTAATAAAGACCGCAATACATAA
- a CDS encoding TonB-dependent receptor encodes MQQFFNIFLLVFLSATFSLAQTYSIEGKISGSAHYPISGVNIYLENTASGTTSAENGYYKISDLPGAEYTLIFSFVGYAEQKQTFSLNQDTTLNVTLSQAILDGPIVTTIATQAQGRETAITYSSIQKKELDKQYSTQDIPELLSELPSTTFYSDGGNGVGYNYISIRGFGQRRISVLVNGIPQNDPEDHNNYWHNYSDLTSNIQTIQVQRGAGNAFYGPPAIGGSINIKTDHFSPDFKIDASFGMGSFNTRKSYFALNSGLLADKYILYGRFSKIESDGYRDRSWVDFTTFFLGAARYDDNSNLRIHFYGGPIKDGLSYNGLPKIFNKDSKKRKYNWSYFGLDESEKTVTYFGERRKDEVENFNQPHLEVLHEWQLSKRFTLNNNFFYVKGYGYFDYDGSWGSESYFRLTPEFGYSVDSIPGDALIRAFVDNDQIGWLPQLTVKTEKGTMLFGAELRHHRSLHWGRLQKGSGLPDEVVGNGARRYYQYNGGKDVISLYYHQNYEWYEDITLQADLQYAWKRYHIFDEKFLGNDFSVPYNFINPRIGINYNLSPQTNTYFSLYSTTREPRLKNLYDAAEASTPESWGPVVPKFSLNSDSTINFDKPLVKPEILTGMEFGFGYNSQKLSGALNFYYMDFRDEIIKSGQIDRFGQPVTGNAERTVHYGIELSGGYTPLPQISISGNLSYSKNELKKYSQFKSENEEIILDGNPIAGFPDLLANARVSYNWQEVFVSLSAKYVGESYTDNLKDSKNKLDAYSVINFDANYNFKQIGFKYITLQARINNLLDKKYLAFGEGNAFFPAAGINYFTTLKISL; translated from the coding sequence ATGCAACAATTCTTTAATATATTCTTATTAGTCTTTTTATCTGCTACCTTTTCTTTGGCACAAACCTACTCAATTGAAGGTAAAATTAGCGGTAGCGCACATTATCCGATCAGCGGAGTAAATATTTATCTTGAAAATACTGCTTCCGGTACAACCTCTGCAGAAAATGGTTATTATAAAATTTCCGATTTGCCAGGTGCAGAATATACGCTCATCTTTAGTTTTGTTGGATATGCAGAACAAAAGCAAACGTTTAGTTTAAACCAGGACACAACACTAAATGTAACCCTAAGCCAGGCCATTTTGGATGGTCCTATTGTAACAACAATTGCCACACAAGCCCAGGGCAGGGAAACAGCGATTACTTATTCCAGCATACAAAAAAAGGAGCTGGACAAACAGTACAGCACCCAGGATATTCCAGAACTATTATCCGAGCTTCCATCTACAACATTTTACAGTGATGGCGGCAACGGTGTTGGCTATAACTATATCAGTATCCGTGGTTTCGGGCAAAGACGCATTTCTGTTCTTGTAAACGGAATCCCACAAAATGATCCTGAAGATCATAACAATTACTGGCATAATTACTCAGATCTTACCTCGAATATTCAAACAATCCAGGTTCAGCGTGGAGCTGGAAATGCGTTTTACGGACCTCCGGCCATTGGCGGCTCTATCAATATAAAAACCGATCATTTCTCACCCGATTTTAAAATAGACGCATCGTTTGGAATGGGATCTTTTAATACCAGGAAATCATACTTTGCATTAAACAGTGGTTTACTGGCCGATAAATATATTCTTTATGGCCGTTTCTCCAAAATAGAGAGTGATGGCTATCGCGATCGTTCCTGGGTAGATTTTACAACTTTTTTCCTTGGCGCAGCCCGCTATGATGATAACAGTAATTTACGCATTCATTTTTATGGCGGCCCAATAAAAGACGGGCTCTCTTATAACGGACTTCCTAAAATCTTTAATAAGGATTCGAAGAAACGCAAATATAACTGGAGCTATTTTGGCCTGGATGAGAGCGAAAAAACAGTGACCTATTTTGGCGAACGGCGTAAAGACGAGGTCGAAAATTTTAACCAGCCACATCTGGAAGTTTTACACGAGTGGCAATTAAGTAAAAGATTTACTTTAAACAACAACTTTTTCTATGTAAAAGGTTATGGCTATTTTGATTATGATGGCAGCTGGGGCTCTGAAAGTTATTTTCGCCTGACACCGGAATTTGGCTATTCTGTTGATTCTATCCCCGGAGATGCTCTAATCCGCGCCTTTGTAGATAATGACCAGATTGGCTGGCTCCCCCAACTTACAGTTAAAACAGAGAAAGGAACAATGCTTTTTGGTGCAGAGCTACGTCATCACCGTTCTTTGCATTGGGGCCGATTACAAAAAGGAAGTGGTTTGCCGGATGAAGTGGTAGGGAATGGAGCCCGGCGATATTATCAATACAATGGTGGCAAAGATGTTATTTCCCTTTATTATCACCAAAATTACGAGTGGTATGAAGACATAACCTTGCAGGCAGATTTACAATATGCCTGGAAAAGGTATCATATTTTTGATGAAAAATTTTTAGGCAATGATTTTAGCGTGCCATACAATTTTATTAACCCCAGGATCGGGATAAATTACAACCTCTCACCCCAAACAAACACATATTTTAGTTTGTATAGCACTACCCGCGAACCCCGTTTAAAAAATTTATATGATGCTGCGGAAGCAAGTACACCTGAAAGTTGGGGCCCTGTTGTGCCAAAATTTAGCCTGAACTCTGACAGCACAATTAATTTTGATAAACCACTTGTGAAACCAGAAATATTGACCGGAATGGAATTTGGATTTGGTTATAATTCGCAAAAGTTAAGCGGGGCTTTGAATTTTTATTATATGGATTTTCGTGATGAAATTATTAAAAGCGGACAGATTGATCGTTTTGGCCAACCAGTTACCGGCAATGCCGAAAGAACAGTTCACTATGGGATAGAATTAAGCGGGGGCTATACTCCGCTACCACAGATCTCTATTAGTGGCAATCTGAGCTATAGTAAAAATGAGCTAAAAAAATACAGCCAATTCAAATCTGAAAATGAAGAAATTATTTTAGATGGCAACCCAATCGCAGGTTTCCCGGATTTGCTGGCTAATGCAAGGGTTAGTTACAATTGGCAAGAGGTTTTTGTATCACTTTCTGCAAAATATGTTGGCGAATCGTATACAGATAATTTAAAAGATTCTAAGAACAAACTTGATGCTTATTCAGTTATAAATTTTGATGCAAATTATAATTTCAAGCAGATTGGGTTTAAATATATTACCCTGCAAGCTCGAATCAACAACCTGCTAGACAAGAAATATTTAGCTTTTGGCGAAGGGAACGCCTTCTTTCCGGCGGCTGGTATTAACTATTTTACAACTCTAAAAATAAGTCTTTAA
- the recN gene encoding DNA repair protein RecN → MIKSLLIKNFALIDNSEILFQKGLNILTGESGAGKSILVNAISQLCGERSNLDFIKAGSKKAVIEAEINLSERPEIIPHLQHLEIEIEDNILLIRKEINQSGSSRIFLNDTPVHLSSLNQISTFLIDLHGQHQHQVLLHPENHLSYLDSFASLQSSVNDFGTMVKNYQTLKNDLKRLEDERAKALQMKDLYNFQIGEIEEAGLEEIDFVQLKDELAILSNYEKVHQSAQFLIDNLTLGEINATKLVTESENHLKNLAAIDHQFEELLKNLISSRETIEEIGQFSERYLSNLEFDPKRAESLRQHIAQIEFLLKKYQKSDIPDLLSFKNELKTKLDEIENYDSHLANLKKEKSQIEKIILDSGIELSQKRKEAAREFERKLSAFLDEIGMKDSRFEFVQESVSFGDSPFEIGQQKVKLFPTGFDQILINFSPNPGEGIKPINKIASGGEISRIMLALKSVLAEKDKMPVLVFDEIDSGISGKVAQIVGKKISELSRYHQVICITHLPQIAAFADSHFKVDKKAEAGITKVSINTLDFEDQVSEIANLLGGVSLSQQALDNASQLLNEASKIK, encoded by the coding sequence ATGATAAAATCTTTATTAATAAAAAACTTTGCTTTAATTGATAATTCTGAAATCCTGTTCCAAAAAGGATTAAATATTCTTACCGGTGAAAGTGGCGCGGGAAAATCAATTCTTGTAAACGCTATTAGTCAATTGTGTGGTGAAAGAAGCAACCTGGATTTTATAAAAGCCGGTTCAAAAAAAGCTGTTATCGAGGCTGAAATTAACCTCTCTGAACGCCCTGAGATTATTCCACATCTACAACATTTGGAAATCGAAATTGAGGATAACATACTTTTAATACGAAAGGAAATTAACCAATCCGGATCATCAAGAATTTTTTTAAATGATACGCCCGTTCATTTGAGTAGCTTAAACCAGATAAGCACATTTTTAATTGACTTACATGGACAACACCAACACCAGGTTTTATTACATCCGGAAAACCACTTAAGCTATCTTGATTCATTCGCAAGCCTGCAAAGTAGCGTAAATGATTTTGGTACTATGGTAAAGAATTACCAAACACTAAAAAACGATCTAAAAAGATTAGAGGATGAGCGGGCCAAAGCATTACAAATGAAAGATTTGTATAATTTTCAGATCGGAGAAATTGAAGAAGCCGGGCTGGAAGAAATAGATTTCGTTCAGTTGAAAGATGAATTGGCTATTTTATCTAATTATGAAAAAGTTCATCAATCGGCCCAGTTTTTAATTGACAATCTGACATTGGGTGAAATAAACGCCACCAAATTGGTTACCGAATCAGAAAACCATTTAAAAAATTTAGCCGCTATTGATCACCAATTTGAAGAACTCTTAAAAAATCTCATTTCATCCCGGGAAACAATTGAAGAGATCGGGCAGTTTAGCGAACGCTATTTGAGCAATTTGGAATTTGATCCTAAAAGAGCGGAATCTTTAAGGCAGCATATTGCACAAATTGAATTCCTTCTAAAAAAGTACCAGAAATCTGACATTCCTGATTTACTAAGTTTTAAAAACGAGTTAAAAACCAAGCTTGATGAAATTGAAAATTATGACTCGCACCTTGCAAATCTTAAAAAAGAAAAATCACAAATCGAAAAGATAATTTTGGATAGCGGGATTGAACTTTCTCAAAAAAGAAAAGAAGCAGCACGGGAATTTGAACGAAAATTAAGTGCTTTTCTTGATGAGATTGGTATGAAGGACAGTCGCTTTGAATTTGTTCAGGAAAGTGTTTCCTTTGGTGATAGTCCATTTGAAATCGGCCAGCAGAAAGTAAAACTTTTCCCAACAGGATTTGATCAAATTCTAATCAACTTTTCACCAAACCCAGGTGAAGGAATTAAACCAATAAATAAAATTGCTTCCGGTGGGGAAATTTCAAGAATTATGCTGGCATTAAAATCTGTATTAGCTGAAAAAGATAAAATGCCTGTTTTGGTTTTTGATGAAATTGACAGCGGAATTTCAGGAAAAGTAGCCCAAATTGTTGGTAAAAAAATTAGTGAGCTTTCCAGATATCACCAGGTAATTTGCATCACTCATTTACCTCAAATCGCTGCTTTTGCCGATAGTCATTTCAAAGTTGATAAAAAAGCCGAGGCCGGCATTACTAAAGTCTCAATAAACACTCTCGATTTTGAAGACCAGGTTTCTGAGATTGCTAACTTGTTAGGCGGTGTATCACTTTCCCAACAGGCTTTGGATAATGCCTCGCAATTACTGAATGAAGCCTCTAAAATAAAGTGA